A single region of the Elgaria multicarinata webbii isolate HBS135686 ecotype San Diego chromosome 14, rElgMul1.1.pri, whole genome shotgun sequence genome encodes:
- the LOC134408885 gene encoding phospholipase A2, minor isoenzyme-like, giving the protein MEAVSTVTPSRVPRALWELRTMIECTIPGSSPYTEFNDYGCWCGFGGSGTPVDGVDKCCRAHDKCYDASANIPHCHSLFSNSYIKSYNYKCEGKNVICESDNNACQMHVCGCDRNLAICLSKAVYHPQYKDMNKKLYCH; this is encoded by the exons atggaggcag TCAGCACTGTCACTCCTTCCCGCGTGCCAAGGGCCCTGTGGGAACTCCGTACAATGATCGAATGCACCATTCCCGGCAGCTCACCGTACACCGAGTTCAATGATTATGGATGTTGGTGCGGGTTCGGAGGATCCGGAACACCTGTGGACGGCGTGGACAA GTGCTGTCGAGCCCATGACAAATGTTATGATGCTTCTGCAAACATCCCACACTGCCATTCGCTTTTTAGCAATTCATATATCAAGTCCTACAACTACAAGTGCGAAGGGAAAAATGTAATCTGTGAAA GTGACAACAACGCCTGCCAAATGCACGTCTGTGGGTGTGACAGAAACCTCGCAATATGCTTATCAAAGGCAGTGTATCACCCACAGTACAAGGACATGAACAAGAAGCTGTATTGCCATTGA